The genomic segment GGGCGTCTCCTGATTCTGCAAGAAGCGGATGTCTTCCTCGTTCACATAGACGTTGACGAAGCGGCGCACGGCCCCGTCGTCATCGAGCAGCCGCTCTTTGATGCCCGGATACCGAGTCTGCAACTCGGTGATCGCATCGCGGACGGTGGCCGCGTTCACTTCGACGAGTTCTTCGTTGTTGGTGAGTTTGCGCAGAGGCGTGGGAATTCGGACTTGGACTGGCATACTTAGCGGCTTAGCAGATGGCTTTGGTTTTCAGCGTCTAAAAGGGCTTCGAATTCGCGCAGGCTCGGTTTGATTTCTCGCGTGCGCCCGGCGTGGCCCACCACGGCGTCGAGCGTCTTCAGCCCGTGCCCCGTGATGCAGAGCACCGCCGAATCATTGGCGGGAATCTTGCCACTGGCAATGAGTTTCTTGGCCACGCCGACGGTGACGCCGCCAGCGGTCTCGGCGAAGATGCCCTCGCATTCGGCAAGCCACTTGATGCCTTCGCGAATTTCATCGTCGGTCACGTCCTCTC from the Verrucomicrobiota bacterium genome contains:
- a CDS encoding MoaD/ThiS family protein gives rise to the protein MPVQVRIPTPLRKLTNNEELVEVNAATVRDAITELQTRYPGIKERLLDDDGAVRRFVNVYVNEEDIRFLQNQETPIKSGDEISIIPAIAGG